The genomic segment GAAGTTACCACACCTGATAATCCTGAACATTATGATGTCTGCGCAAACCTGGAAAAAAGAACATAACAAAGATAAGAAAAAGGCTGTTAATGTCCCAAATGAATGGTGTATAGGTGAAAAGAAGATATCACAATATGCAAAGATATGACTCAACTCAAATCAACAGAACATTAACCCCGTGACCAACTGAATGGAAATGTTAAATCTCAGAATAAAAGATCcatgaataatttttcaacGTAATTCACATATGAAAAGGTACAACTTTCTTGCATCTAATAATAGAGGTAAGAAAATATTCATTAGGCTATTTGTTGGGTACATACTACCAATATAGACCTCAAAACTTACATTCTACAGGGTCATCATGAGAAGTCCTGTTTTCATTAACTTCCCATTCTGTATTTACTCTGGAAGTCTGTTCATTAGTCGTTGTAGAAGAATTCTCCAAGGGCCTTCCATATTCTTCATTCCGTAGTCCATTATCATGGACCTCATAAATATGAGTAGGGTCATCATATGAAGTGCTCCCTGGTGGGGATATGCCGAACTTGTAGAAATTTGCATTTGTCGAGGGGTATACGATATCCTGTAAATGCAAGAAGGTCATTTGTACAAGAACAAAACCACAACCTACTAATTGCTCCATCatctatatatttaaaaataaaatacagatAACAGAACCAGAAAAAGAAACTCTATTTGTTTTGGCCACGAGCTTGCATTTTTATGGATCTAAATACTGTTCAAAGCATATTCCAATTTGCAAATTTTGGATACAAAATTTGCAAATAAAAGGTACCTGAGCGTGGGAACCTCCATTGAAAATGAAATTCACATGGTCATACGTGAGACCTTCGAAATATTCAATGAAACTTCCAGCCGAATTATATGGGTAGCTAGGGTTCATGT from the Populus nigra chromosome 1, ddPopNigr1.1, whole genome shotgun sequence genome contains:
- the LOC133688953 gene encoding E3 ubiquitin-protein ligase BIG BROTHER-like is translated as MNWNSHMEGHYMNPSYPYNSAGSFIEYFEGLTYDHVNFIFNGGSHAQDIVYPSTNANFYKFGISPPGSTSYDDPTHIYEVHDNGLRNEEYGRPLENSSTTTNEQTSRVNTEWEVNENRTSHDDPVECLRRHHNVQDYQAIWQDNVDPDSMTYEELLELGETVGTQNRGLTQELISLLPISKYNRSFFSRRKSRSERCVICQMEYKRGDRRITLPCKHIYHAGCGTRWLCINKACPICYTEVFGDASRH